The Paenibacillus sp. FSL H7-0357 nucleotide sequence ACCTTGGTTTTTCTGAACCAATTCCGTCTGCCGCCGAATGAACTGGATGCAGCCCTTTGGAGTGACATCAAACGGCGCGCGCTTGAGTCAGGCGAATCCATATTACCGATGATCGAACGTGAGATGGGGATTACCCCGGCCCCCGCACATTCGGATTGGATTAATGATGTTCAGCCAATCTGGACAGATGTTGCCTTCTTTCGTCTGTACAATGATCCCTCTCCATTGGTCCGGTCTTATTTACCTGAAGGACAACCGCCATACGTACTTTTTGATACGATCAAGTGCAATGTATACCCGGGAGAGGAGCCGAACCGGGAATTATGGAACACGCTGATAGAGGCTGCTTGTTTCCAATTGAACACCTATAACATTGATGGTTTCCGGATGGATATTGGACACACGCTCCCGGTTCCCTTACAGGAATCTATGTTCAAGGTGATTAAAGATATTAAGCCAACAGCGATTCTGATCAGTGAGGATTTATTCAATCGCAACCACCGTGAAGCGGCAAGAACCGGATACAATGTGATGTTAGGCAGCGGGTGGAACATCATGACCGATATCCGTGTCGAACGCTTGGAGGAGTACCTGCGGGAACTTCCGGAGTTGCAGATCCACGTATTTGCCTGCTCGGAAACGGCGGATACTCCAAGAATTACAAGCCGGGGCGGGATGGAGCTGGCCCGTCTCATGACGGTGTTCAATTATTTCCTTCCGAACGGAATTCCCTATCTGACTACAGGAATGGAAGTATATGAGGAACAGCCGCTCAATTGCGGTCTCGGGGATAATACCGGCGGTGCAGATATTCCAAAAGCTTTTTTCAATACCATGACGATCAACTGGACCAATGAATCCACATTGCTGCCGCTCCTGGAGCAATTAAAGCAGATAAAGAGACAACACTCTAATCTGCTGAAGCCAACGAACTTTTATCTTTCCGATTCACAAGGCGATATTATGATCTACTCTTACTATTTGAAAGATGAGCTGTTCAGTGTTTGTTTTAATTTGAACCCGGAAAAAGAGCAGACATTAAAGACTGAGCTTATCTATCCGGGGTCTAAAAAGACAAATCTGCTGATAGAAAGCGAACAGGGCGGATGGGACAAGCCTGGCAGCGAAGAAACCTATGAGATGCGGCCTTATCAGGCGCTGGTACTATTAATGGAACTGATCAAATGACCAAGGAGGAAGGACTGCTATGAACAAACAAACCGTACAGCAACAGCAACTGAATATCTGGCATGAATTCGATGGGAAGGGAGATACCTCCATAGAGGTGTTGGAGCAACTCTGCCGTCAGTATAGCTCTGAATTCGGTGTTCCCGTTATTCCGAAAGTCATGAATATCTCCATACTGACCGCTGGCTTACAGCAGGTGAAAACTGCCGGGGCTGGTCCGCAAATGGCGCTGGTTCCAGCAGATATGGCCGGCTATGGGGAAGCAGCCATGTACTCGGAGATTCCAGAGAAATTCTGGTCCATGTCCGGCTCCACTGATAAGGATATCCGTTACTCCATGCGGTCGAGCGACAGACAGTATGGTATTCCTATTCTGAAAGGCAATCATCTGGTGCTTTATTGCAACTCGGAAATCTATCCGGAGGCTCCAGCTTCGTGGGAAGCGATTGAACAACAGGCGGAGGAGCTCATGGCTAAAGGAATTGTTCCGGTTGCCTCTGATCTGGCAGACCCGTATTGCTTTATCCCATTCCTGACTGCATTTGGAGGCTGGCCGCTGAAGGAAGGGAAACCTGATCTGTCAACTCCGGAAATGGAAGCAGCCCTGCGGTTTGTTCAGCGGCAAACTGCCCAAGGGGTGCTTGGCAGTTTTCACGGTTCAACTGAACTCCTTGACCGTTTTATCGCCGGAGAGATTGGTGCCATCATTTGCGGGGAATGGATTTACAATTATTTAGACCTTCATATGCGAGACAGATTGTTAGTAGGTGCGCTGCCGACTATTATTGGCAACCCGGCAGTCTCAATGGCTTCATCCATCGGTCTGGTATTTCCGCAGAATTCTTTGGAATCGGAGCAAGCGGACGAGCTTCTATCATTTGCCGCTTATCTGCTGAGTGAAAGTAGTCAACGGGAATGGGCGGAGCGTGTACAGCGGATTCCAGTGCATACCGGGGTGTTGGAGGACATCAGGGTTACCGCCTCACCGGTCAGGGCTAAACTGATTTCCTGCCTTGAAAGTGCGCGTAACATGCCGATTGAGCCGGTTATGAGGGATGTCTGGGATGCCATCTCCGCAGGCTTGAAATATTTGTCTCAAGAAGACGCCGCGAGATTGTTGGTGTTAATGGAAGAGCATGTGAACGGAAGCAGCAAACAACAAACTCTATAGAGAAGAGGGAAAACCATGAAAACGACTATTTTTAGCCAAGTGTCAATCGACGGAAAGCTTACTTTAGGTGCGGGGCAGTCCAGCAAACAATTGTTCAGTATGTTCGAGGAACCTGATATTGAATATATTCATAAATTCAGGGGCTTAGTTGACGCTATTATGGTAGGGAAAAATACAATACAAAATGATGATCCGATGCTGACAAACCGGTATGAGGAGAATAATAACCCGCTGAGGATTATCCCCACCTCACATATGGATATTTCACTGGACAGCCATGTTTTTGCCGACAACGGCAGAACGCTGATCGTTACCACTGAAAATGGTCAGGATCCTGAGAAGATAAGTATTTTGAAGAACAGGAATAAAGAGGTGTTAATCTGCGGAGAGGACAAAGTGGATTTTGTGAATTTGTTCCGTGAACTGGAGGCTAGCTACAACGTGCACAGCATTATGATAGAAGGCGGCGGATTTCTAAACTGGAATGTATTTGACCAGGATTTAGTAGATGAAATCATCTTAATGCAGCTGCCGATTATTATCGGAGGCGAGACCAATATAACGCTTGTTGACGGCAAGGGATATAATGACCTGAGCTTTGCAAAGAAGTTCAAGGTTGTCGAAGTTCTCCCGCAAAAAAACTATACACTGCTTCGTTATCAGAAGGCTGTATGACGATGATGGGAGGGCCCGGTAATGTTAAAAGATTCAAAGGCGGATTTTTATAGCAATATCTATAAAATAGCAATTCCTGTAACTCTGCAAAGCCTGATTATGGCACTGCTAACCTTAACCGATCAGCTGATGGTCGGACAACTCGGTGATGTGGCCGTTGCTTCTGTAGGCATATCGATAAAAATATACGGGATTATAACTGTAGTATTGGCCGGACTGGCGACAGGAGTATCCATTTATGCCGCGCAGTTCTGGGGGAAGAAGGATGAGAGAAGCACCGCGCAGCTGCTGGGATTAGGACTGCTTCTAGGAATGGGCATCTCGATTATTTTTACGTTGCCCATTCATTTCTTCCCGCAATTCAGTCTCAGCTTATTTACTAAGGACCAGCGGCTGATCACAGAGGGGTCCGGTTTTCTGAAAGTGATCTCTCTGAGTTATATTCCGGTCATGCTGACGATGATCTATTCCGCTATTTTGCGTGCTACAGGACATGTGAAGCTCCCTATGATAACCAGCATAGCTGCAGTGTGCATTAATATTATACTTAACTATCTGCTAATCTTCGGGAAATTCGGTTTTCCGGAATGGGGGTTAAAAGGAGCAGCCATTGCTACACTTATCGCCCGTTTGTTTGAATGCTGCTTTATCATCGCAGCTGCCTATAAGCTTCGTCTTCCCGGAGCAACCCATATCCGTGACTGGTTCGGGGCATCCGGGACGCTTCTTGGGAAGTTCCTTCGCACTACGTATCCGATCGTATTGACCGAGCTGATTTGGGTGCTGGGTGAAACTGTGTACGCCATTATTTACAGCCGGATGGGAACTTCTGAAATAACCGCGATGACGATAACCTATCCGCTTCAGAGCTTAAGTATCGGTTTATTATCCGGGCTCTCTAGCGCGGCCGGCATCATGATTGGGAATAAGCTGGGGGCCGACGAGCAGGATGCGGCACTGGATTTTTCAAAGCGGTTCATTAAGCTGGGTATCCTGGTTTCCCTTGGAATCGGCGTGTTGATTGCCGTATTTGCACCTTTGTATGTATCTATCTTTCAGGTGTCAGATGAAGCGCATCACATGGGAACCCGCCTGGTTTGGGTATTCGCTGCATTCCTGTGGGTGAAGGTTGCCAACATGATATTGGCGGGCGGCATTCTCAACAGCGGCGGTGACAGCAAGTTTGTATTCGCGATGGAATCCACTGCGACATGGCTGATTGGTGTCCCTTCCGGATTATTAATGTCATTTGTCTGGAAACAACCTGTATTTCTGGTATACATGATATTGTCCATGGAAGAAGTGGTTAGACTTAGCATTGGACTGATACGAATATACTCCAGAAAATGGATGAAAAATTTGGTCGCTGACATATCTGCATAAGAAGGAATGGATGCGGGGGAGAAATCCCCCGTCTTGCTTTATTGCAATACAATGGAAACTGAATTGCCAAAAAAAATAGATAACCATTATACACGATGATGCCAAAACTATGAAATATATATTTCAATTGACCAACGGTAAAACTATGGTTATATTTGTAATATAATAAAATTTCTCTCATATGTTGCTACGAGTTGATTCTGAAGGAGTGGTTTACTTGATAGCTACAACCACGATCCGCAGCGAGTTGGATAACCTCATGAAACAAAAAGGCTGGAATATGAGTAATCTGGGTAGAACCATCGGTATAAATGTAGGATCTATAAGCTCCATATTAAAGGGCAATAAGGTAATGAGCGTGGATCAGGTTGACAGGGTGACCGCGGTGCTTTCGTTGCCTGCGGGTTATTTTTACGAAAATTATATTCAGGAAAGTATGATAGAAGCGACGCCTAATTGGCGAAGGATCGGACCGTTTCTTTACCGCTGCGCAGAACTAAACAAACTGGATTGCGTTCTGAAGACGGTTACTATTCTTCTAGAGGAATTGACCTACGCACCCTTGCTCTTTGATGTTGCCAATGATTTTTTCAAGAGAAACTGGAATGACTCTGCCGCGATTCTGTATGATAATGTGGCCAGATGTGAAATCCGCCAGCATTCCGAACGTTTGGCCTTTTGCCAATACCGTCTCTTCACGCTTAGCATTGGAGATGACCAAATCCAGAACTTTGAGGCGGCCTGTCAGTTTGAACCTTTTGTCGAACGTTTAGATGAGAAGGATCAGCTGGATGCACTTAAAGATTTAGCGAATATCTACCGTTCTTTACGGCGGTGGGACAAGGTTGAGGAGCTTGCCCAGGAGATGGGCCGGAAGGCCCGGATACAGTATTTTAGCAAACACCGCAAAGAAGAAAGAATGCAAGAGGACTTGGCAACCAGCCTACCGCTCTTTGTATACATAGCCTATTCGAACCTGCTTCTTGCAAGTGTATGGGACGCCAGAGGAGATTTTCAGCAAGCCTTGGAATGCACCTATGCTTATGCCGATCTTAGTTGGGTCAAAGAGACGGACCCTGAGACGTTACATTGGGTTGAATTGTTTCAGCATTGGGCACAAGTCAATACCTATATAAATAAGCTTCGAGGCGGAGATCAAAGTGTGATTTCTGACCTTGTTGAAATTACTAAAGGCAAAAAAGAAATTTTTACTGAGCTCCTTAATATCATTGAAGCAGCTAATCAGTATTCTTTTGATATCGATCACATTTTAGTTGAATTCGAATCTCAGATTCACTCTTATGAACAAGACCTTGCTTCTGATGTTTATACCCGGCAGGTTATTCCTGAACAAACAGCACGGTTTAGTTACGAGTTGTCAAAATATTACCTAAATAAAGCAATGTATGCAGAAGGATTTAGGTATTTATTGGAAAGTATGGACTCGTACGGTGCGAAAAACAATAATAATGCTATTATCAATTGTGTAGGCCTATTTGAAAGTTTTAAAGAATATGCCCCTCCTGAAACACGGACACAGTATCAAATATTTATTCAAAAGGTATGGGAAAAAAATGAAAAAGAAGCTGACCTCGTTATTAGTAGTATCTAGCAGCTATTAATTCTTTACATATGCATCTAAGTAATTGCCGGATGAAAAAAACTGTATATCTTTGTCAAATAGTCAGTTTTTATTTGGGAAATTATACAACAAAAAGAAAAGTTTATGATATAATCATTTGTGTAGGCTTACCAGAGAGATTTAAAGAGTTTGCGTTGTTTGAATTACTGACACAGTATCACAAATTTATTAAAAAGGGTGTGGGAAAATGAAAAAGAAGCTGACCTTGTTGTTAGTAGCTACCAGTTTTTTAGCCATTTTATTTTTGCCGGTGTTGCCTTCAAATCCGTCTCATATTGTAATCCTTAATGATCAAGTTGGAGGAGCATAATCAGGCTGTCACTTCCCTTGAAACTGTTGAATTCGAGTACCCGTCTTTAATATCTCTTCTATTTTTTGAGCCTACATAACCTCCGAGTATCCGGCAGATTGTTCGAGAACTGTCCTTCCCTTGCAGGGAGGGCAGTTTTTTGATTGTGCGCCCGGCATGGGCGATAACTTGGCGGTGAATGTCCGCTACAATTCGTCAAAGAATTGAAGGTCTCTTCATAATCAAAGCAGCAGAGGGTGAGGGTTAATGGAAGTTTTGGAAACGTTGCGTTTAGTGCTTAGGAGATTCAGAGCGGAAGATGGGCAGGACCTGCATGAATATCTTTCCTGCGAGGAGGTTGTAGAATATGAGCCTTATGGTGTTTACAATGAAGAAGACAGCCATGCTGAGGCGGTGAGACGTTCCACGGATCAGGCATTTTGGGCAGTGTGCCTGAAGGATTCAGGCAAAGTAATCGGTAACTTATACTTTCAGGAGCAGCATCCGCAGGAGTTTCAGACTTGGGAGATTGGCTATGTGTTCAACCGTGAGTATCAGGGCTGCGGCTATGCGGCTGAAGCCTGCCGTACATTGCTGGAGTACGGCTTCAATACTCTAGGCATTAGACGGGTAACCGCCCATTGTGATCCGCGGAATACACCATCCTGGCGGCTGCTCGAACGGCTGAAGCTGCGGCGGGAGGGGCATTTTCTCCAGACGGGCTATTTTAAAACCGATGAACAAGGTATGCCGAAATGGCATGATACTTTTGCCTATGGTGTGCTTGGTAAGGAGTGGCTGAATCTGAATCAGGAGAAAGCGGCAGAATAACAAGTGTAAGCAGAGACCTTCTTGAGAAATCGAGGAGGCCTTTTTTTGTATAAATAGTTGAGATAATTTATCTCTCCGTTTACAAAATTTATATAATTTTAACGCTGGCTTGCCATCCTCCTGATGCTGCGTTGACATCCAAGCCTTACACTTGCAGAGGTAGTAAGAAGATAAAAGCGGACTGTTAGGTCATTAGGAGGCTTCCATTTTGAGTGAACTAGAGAATTCATTAACCCTGCCTGCAAGAGAAAAAGCGGCATCGGCTGGAGTTCCCTTACGGCCGGCATATTTAAGCAAGCTGAAGGTTCAGGAGAATATGCTTGCCTACCTGTTCCTGGCTCCTTCGTTGCTGCTGTTCGGTGTGTTTTTATTCTACCCGTTGCTGAAATCCGTATATTTAAGTCTGCATAGTACGGACCCGGCGGGACGAATCGCAGCGTATGTCGGCTTTGACAATTTCACAGCCCTTTTCACTTCAGGACTATTTCTGGACGGTATCCGGGTGACGGCGCTGTTTGCCCTCCTGACGGTCCCGACCGGCCTGCTGCTTGCACTTGTGCTCGCGGCGCTAACCCACAATCAGCTGCGCGGCAAACGGCTGTTCCAATTCGCCTTCTCTTTGCCCATGGTGCTGTCTGTTGGATCGGCGGCAGTGATCTGGAAATTCCTGTTTCATCCCACGCTGGGTATGCTGAATTACTTGCTGGAGCTTGCCGGGATGACGCCGGTCGCATGGCTGGTCAATCCGGATACCGCGCTGCTGTCTATCTCATTAATGACAGTATGGATGAATCTCGGGTTCAATTACATCATCCTGTCGAGCGGAATGCAGGGCATTTCGGACGAAATCTATGAGAGTGCCAGAATTGACGGAGCGGGAGCAGTCACGGTATTTCACAAGATCACCTTGCCTCTGCTGTCCCCGACCTTATTCTTCGTGCTCGTGGTTTCGATCATTAGTGCCTTCCAGGCGTTTGGCCAGATCAATATTTTAACCGCCGGCGGACCGATGAACAGTACCAACGTGTTTGTATACTCCATCTACCGTGAGGCCTTTGTCAACTTCCGCTTCGGAACGGGCAGCGCCCAGGCACTGATGCTGTTTCTGGTTATTATGCTGCTGACGCTGATCCAGTTCAAATGGGTGGAAAGGAAAGTGCACTATCAATGAAAAAGCCAAAAGCAGGACAAGTACTTACCTACTGTGTGCTCACTGTGGTGGCAGCACTGGTATTGTATCCCGTATTCTACAGCTTCTTCATGGCCGTTATGGCCCCGGAAGAGGCCAGCGCTTATCCGCCGTCCATCGTTCCGCACTCCTTTCATCCGGAGAACTTTAGCGAAGTGTTCGATATTATTCCGATCGCCACCTTTATTGGCAATACCTTTCTGGTATCCGGCATTGTCATGATCGGCCAATTAATCACCGCCAGTCTGGCAGCTTATGCCTTTGCCCAGATGAATTTCAAAGGGAAATCACTGATGTTCAGCCTGTTCGTGGCCACGATGATGGTTCCCTGGGAAGTGACGATGATTCCCAATTATTTGACTGTACGCAGCCTGGATTGGCTGGATACTTATCAGGGTCTGACCATACCTTTTCTGGCGACGGCCTTCGGCACCTTCCTGCTGCGGCAGTTCTTTATGCAGCTGCCCAAAGAGCTGTTTGAGGCAGCCAAAATCGACGGCTGCGGGCATATTCGCTACTTTCTGTTCCATATGCTGCCGCTCTCCAGACCGGCACTGGGCACCTTGGCTGTCTACTCTTTTCTGAATATGTACAATTCCTATCTCTGGCCGCTGCTTGTTACGAACAGCAAACCGATGCGGACGGTGCAGATCGGAATCTCCATGCTTGAATTTCAGGAAGCAACCTCGTGGAATCTGGTATTTGCCGGAATCACACTGGCCATTCTGCCTTCGCTGCTGCTGCTGGTATTCGGATTGAAGCAGCTTGTCCGGGGCATGGCGGCCGGTGCACTGAAGGGGTAAGGATTGGATGCACAGAGCTAAAAGCTATTCAGCTGCTTATTGCAGATGATGAATACGTATATAGCTTCTTCAATCCAAATTATAGGGGAAAAGGGAGAGATACTTAGAATGAAACAATTCAAACAGGGTATGGTTCCATTGCTTGCGAGCCTGATGCTGGTTCTTGCTGCCTGCGGCAACAATTCAAATGCAGATGAGAACAATAATGCAGCCGGCAGCACCTCCTCAGGCAGTGATGGGGAAGTTAGTGCCGCTGCCGCTCCGGTAAAACTCAGCTGGTGGCATTCTATGTCCGGTGCGGGTGAAAAAGCGATTAATCAGATTGTCTCCGACTTC carries:
- a CDS encoding alpha-amylase, producing the protein MIRRDERINRMLEYFAGCQFNKVEPIWIPALWNECGYLSALDNKDGEILVDPAGFMVKHLQYLLELSSGYVNIDQTDLDNSVIYCSLLRYTSAWDYSHTGNIQSGTFLKFMILLPMLKKMNVNILYLLPVTQYSHLNLKGDIGSPYAVYSLFDLDENLHDSLLDGMEKLTIHDELATLVEACHLLDIKVVLDLIPRVSARDNVFLAEHPEWFYWIDLKVLPGFQPPKIAELEFFAECTPDKLETIYRSDETLVFLNQFRLPPNELDAALWSDIKRRALESGESILPMIEREMGITPAPAHSDWINDVQPIWTDVAFFRLYNDPSPLVRSYLPEGQPPYVLFDTIKCNVYPGEEPNRELWNTLIEAACFQLNTYNIDGFRMDIGHTLPVPLQESMFKVIKDIKPTAILISEDLFNRNHREAARTGYNVMLGSGWNIMTDIRVERLEEYLRELPELQIHVFACSETADTPRITSRGGMELARLMTVFNYFLPNGIPYLTTGMEVYEEQPLNCGLGDNTGGADIPKAFFNTMTINWTNESTLLPLLEQLKQIKRQHSNLLKPTNFYLSDSQGDIMIYSYYLKDELFSVCFNLNPEKEQTLKTELIYPGSKKTNLLIESEQGGWDKPGSEETYEMRPYQALVLLMELIK
- a CDS encoding sugar ABC transporter substrate-binding protein, producing the protein MNKQTVQQQQLNIWHEFDGKGDTSIEVLEQLCRQYSSEFGVPVIPKVMNISILTAGLQQVKTAGAGPQMALVPADMAGYGEAAMYSEIPEKFWSMSGSTDKDIRYSMRSSDRQYGIPILKGNHLVLYCNSEIYPEAPASWEAIEQQAEELMAKGIVPVASDLADPYCFIPFLTAFGGWPLKEGKPDLSTPEMEAALRFVQRQTAQGVLGSFHGSTELLDRFIAGEIGAIICGEWIYNYLDLHMRDRLLVGALPTIIGNPAVSMASSIGLVFPQNSLESEQADELLSFAAYLLSESSQREWAERVQRIPVHTGVLEDIRVTASPVRAKLISCLESARNMPIEPVMRDVWDAISAGLKYLSQEDAARLLVLMEEHVNGSSKQQTL
- a CDS encoding RibD family protein; translation: MKTTIFSQVSIDGKLTLGAGQSSKQLFSMFEEPDIEYIHKFRGLVDAIMVGKNTIQNDDPMLTNRYEENNNPLRIIPTSHMDISLDSHVFADNGRTLIVTTENGQDPEKISILKNRNKEVLICGEDKVDFVNLFRELEASYNVHSIMIEGGGFLNWNVFDQDLVDEIILMQLPIIIGGETNITLVDGKGYNDLSFAKKFKVVEVLPQKNYTLLRYQKAV
- a CDS encoding MATE family efflux transporter, which encodes MLKDSKADFYSNIYKIAIPVTLQSLIMALLTLTDQLMVGQLGDVAVASVGISIKIYGIITVVLAGLATGVSIYAAQFWGKKDERSTAQLLGLGLLLGMGISIIFTLPIHFFPQFSLSLFTKDQRLITEGSGFLKVISLSYIPVMLTMIYSAILRATGHVKLPMITSIAAVCINIILNYLLIFGKFGFPEWGLKGAAIATLIARLFECCFIIAAAYKLRLPGATHIRDWFGASGTLLGKFLRTTYPIVLTELIWVLGETVYAIIYSRMGTSEITAMTITYPLQSLSIGLLSGLSSAAGIMIGNKLGADEQDAALDFSKRFIKLGILVSLGIGVLIAVFAPLYVSIFQVSDEAHHMGTRLVWVFAAFLWVKVANMILAGGILNSGGDSKFVFAMESTATWLIGVPSGLLMSFVWKQPVFLVYMILSMEEVVRLSIGLIRIYSRKWMKNLVADISA
- a CDS encoding helix-turn-helix domain-containing protein, whose translation is MIATTTIRSELDNLMKQKGWNMSNLGRTIGINVGSISSILKGNKVMSVDQVDRVTAVLSLPAGYFYENYIQESMIEATPNWRRIGPFLYRCAELNKLDCVLKTVTILLEELTYAPLLFDVANDFFKRNWNDSAAILYDNVARCEIRQHSERLAFCQYRLFTLSIGDDQIQNFEAACQFEPFVERLDEKDQLDALKDLANIYRSLRRWDKVEELAQEMGRKARIQYFSKHRKEERMQEDLATSLPLFVYIAYSNLLLASVWDARGDFQQALECTYAYADLSWVKETDPETLHWVELFQHWAQVNTYINKLRGGDQSVISDLVEITKGKKEIFTELLNIIEAANQYSFDIDHILVEFESQIHSYEQDLASDVYTRQVIPEQTARFSYELSKYYLNKAMYAEGFRYLLESMDSYGAKNNNNAIINCVGLFESFKEYAPPETRTQYQIFIQKVWEKNEKEADLVISSI
- a CDS encoding GNAT family N-acetyltransferase, giving the protein MEVLETLRLVLRRFRAEDGQDLHEYLSCEEVVEYEPYGVYNEEDSHAEAVRRSTDQAFWAVCLKDSGKVIGNLYFQEQHPQEFQTWEIGYVFNREYQGCGYAAEACRTLLEYGFNTLGIRRVTAHCDPRNTPSWRLLERLKLRREGHFLQTGYFKTDEQGMPKWHDTFAYGVLGKEWLNLNQEKAAE
- a CDS encoding carbohydrate ABC transporter permease — encoded protein: MLAYLFLAPSLLLFGVFLFYPLLKSVYLSLHSTDPAGRIAAYVGFDNFTALFTSGLFLDGIRVTALFALLTVPTGLLLALVLAALTHNQLRGKRLFQFAFSLPMVLSVGSAAVIWKFLFHPTLGMLNYLLELAGMTPVAWLVNPDTALLSISLMTVWMNLGFNYIILSSGMQGISDEIYESARIDGAGAVTVFHKITLPLLSPTLFFVLVVSIISAFQAFGQINILTAGGPMNSTNVFVYSIYREAFVNFRFGTGSAQALMLFLVIMLLTLIQFKWVERKVHYQ
- a CDS encoding carbohydrate ABC transporter permease; this encodes MKKPKAGQVLTYCVLTVVAALVLYPVFYSFFMAVMAPEEASAYPPSIVPHSFHPENFSEVFDIIPIATFIGNTFLVSGIVMIGQLITASLAAYAFAQMNFKGKSLMFSLFVATMMVPWEVTMIPNYLTVRSLDWLDTYQGLTIPFLATAFGTFLLRQFFMQLPKELFEAAKIDGCGHIRYFLFHMLPLSRPALGTLAVYSFLNMYNSYLWPLLVTNSKPMRTVQIGISMLEFQEATSWNLVFAGITLAILPSLLLLVFGLKQLVRGMAAGALKG